A genome region from Sphaeramia orbicularis chromosome 19, fSphaOr1.1, whole genome shotgun sequence includes the following:
- the LOC115410278 gene encoding uncharacterized protein LOC115410278 isoform X1 codes for MSSLFSCEEPDTWRGVFVKYWDVVEAKSKGKTPGKLLRLDKWYQEELPAVISGRSDKHITQSELVKLMEWKLTRGKFRPRLQQLVASNSEDTVEKCSRKAFSLLPDVQAAIIELSSLKGVGPATASAVLAAGAPEQAAFMSDEAMESVPGLKPIQYTAKHYALYLGKMVERTKNLNKVDPRQDWTPHRMELCLWAMTIASQQQLPFLKDINVKGSDVAEKCLDETPRKKLKT; via the exons ATGAGTTCTCTGTTTTCGTGTGAGGAGCCTGACACATGGAGAGGTGTGTTTGTGAAGTACTGGGACGTAGTCGAGGCTAAATCCAAAGGGAAGACACCTGGAAAGCTGCTGAGGCTTGACAAATG GTACCAAGAGGAGCTGCCTGCAGTCATTTCAGGTCGATCTGACAAACACATCACACAGTCAGAGCTGGTGAAATTGATGGAGTGGAAGCTTACT AGAGGGAAGTTCAGGCCAAGGCTGCAGCAGCTGGTGGCTTCCAACAGCGAGGATACTGTGGAGAAATGTTCCAGAAAGGCCTTCAGCCTCTTGCCTGATGTGCAGGCTGCGATCATAGAGCTCAGCTCCCTGAAAGGTGTTGGCCCAGCCACTGCCTCAG CTGTGTTGGCAGCAGGAGCTCCGGAGCAGGCTGCATTCATGTCTGACGAGGCCATGGAGAGTGTACCAGGACTGAAGCCCATCCAGTACACAGCCAAACACTATGCTCTCTACCTTGGCAAGATGGTTGAGCGGACAAAAAACCTCAACAAAG TGGATCCCCGGCAGGACTGGACACCCCACAGAATGGAGCTGTGTTTGTGGGCGATGACCATCGCTTCTCAGCAGCAGCTCCCGTTTCTAAAGGATATCAATGTAAAAGGCAGTGATGTGGCAGAGAAGTGCTTAGATGAGACACCAAGAAAGAAGCTgaaaacatga
- the LOC115410278 gene encoding uncharacterized protein LOC115410278 isoform X2: MVRYQEELPAVISGRSDKHITQSELVKLMEWKLTRGKFRPRLQQLVASNSEDTVEKCSRKAFSLLPDVQAAIIELSSLKGVGPATASAVLAAGAPEQAAFMSDEAMESVPGLKPIQYTAKHYALYLGKMVERTKNLNKVDPRQDWTPHRMELCLWAMTIASQQQLPFLKDINVKGSDVAEKCLDETPRKKLKT, translated from the exons ATG GTAAGGTACCAAGAGGAGCTGCCTGCAGTCATTTCAGGTCGATCTGACAAACACATCACACAGTCAGAGCTGGTGAAATTGATGGAGTGGAAGCTTACT AGAGGGAAGTTCAGGCCAAGGCTGCAGCAGCTGGTGGCTTCCAACAGCGAGGATACTGTGGAGAAATGTTCCAGAAAGGCCTTCAGCCTCTTGCCTGATGTGCAGGCTGCGATCATAGAGCTCAGCTCCCTGAAAGGTGTTGGCCCAGCCACTGCCTCAG CTGTGTTGGCAGCAGGAGCTCCGGAGCAGGCTGCATTCATGTCTGACGAGGCCATGGAGAGTGTACCAGGACTGAAGCCCATCCAGTACACAGCCAAACACTATGCTCTCTACCTTGGCAAGATGGTTGAGCGGACAAAAAACCTCAACAAAG TGGATCCCCGGCAGGACTGGACACCCCACAGAATGGAGCTGTGTTTGTGGGCGATGACCATCGCTTCTCAGCAGCAGCTCCCGTTTCTAAAGGATATCAATGTAAAAGGCAGTGATGTGGCAGAGAAGTGCTTAGATGAGACACCAAGAAAGAAGCTgaaaacatga
- the wdr24 gene encoding GATOR2 complex protein WDR24, with protein sequence MEKMSRVTTALSSSTISGKTMFCHLDAPANAISVCRDATQVVVAGRNIFKIYSLEEEQFVEKLNLRVGRKPSLNFSCADVMWHQMEENLLATAATNGAVVTWNLGKPSRNKQDQLFTEHKRTVNKVCFHPTEVYMLLSGSQDGFMKCFDLRKKESVSTFSGQSESVRDVQFSMKDYFTFAASFENGNVQLWDIRRPDRYERMFTAHTGPVFCCDWHPDDRGWLATGGRDKMVKVWDMTTNRAKEIYCVQTIASVARVKWRPERKFHLATCSMMVDHNIYVWDVRRPFIPFATFEEHKDVTTGIVWRHQHDPHFLLSGSKDSTLYQHRFKDATRPVDKANPEGLCFGLFGDLAFAAKESLISSDAKIKPYAGGDRRYPIFFFKKPDLTEQFAHVSSALSVFETDLDSNRMDWFVKTAQLYLLSGKPFAELCDHNAKVAQDLKRPQVSTTWTMLRIMFSDPANVTTPGPNHNLSKLGTLPLMNSFSMKEIGSGMGSERGLERSKGESRQDNIHLEPGNSHISNNNEENEETEGSEGQADYMFGDAELDDDDLYSMEHDNQTEEQEYTLPQEAFQLRHEIMDNPSAPEHLQQDKADSPHVSGNEAEVTCLTPIESFSLISISQPLFNPHLPASFFCPIVREMLSYYAEQGDVQMAVSVLIVLGDRIRKEIDDLTQEHWYMSYIDLLQRFELWNVSNEVIKLSTCSAITCLNQASTTLHINCSNCKRPMSNKGWICDRCHQCASVCAVCHHVVKGLFVWCQGCSHGGHLEHIMNWLKSSAHCPAGCGHLCEYT encoded by the exons ATGGAGAAGATGTCTCGGGTTACCACAGCCCTTAGCAGCAGCACCATCAGTGGCAAGACAATGTTCTGCCACTTGGATGCTCCTGCCAATGCTATCAGCGTGTGCCGTGACGCCACACAGGTGGTTGTGGCTGGCCGCAACATCTTCAAAATCTACAGCCTAGAGGAGGAGCAGTTTGTAGAGAAGCTAAATCTCAGAGTTGGCCGCAAACCATCTCTAAACTTCAGCTGCGCAGATGTCATGTGGCACCAGATGGAGGAGAACTTGCTGGCCACTGCGGCCACCAACGGGGCCGTGGTAACCTGGAACTTAGGGAAACCCTCTCGCAACAAGCAAGACCAACTGTTTACTGAACACAAACGTACTGTCAACAAAGTGTGCTTCCATCCTACTGAGGTTTATATGCTGCTTAGTGGCTCGCAAGATGGATTCATGAAGTGTTTTGACCTGCGCAAGAAGGAGTCTGTCAGCACTTTCTCAG GTCAGTCAGAGAGTGTAAGAGATGTCCAGTTCAGCATGAAGGATTATTTTACATTTGCTGCATCGTTTGAGAATGGGAATGTCCAGCTGTGGGACATCAGGCGACCCGACCGTTATGAGCGTATGTTCACCGCCCACACTGGCCCTGTGTTCTGCTGTGACTGGCATCCTGATGACAG GGGATGGCTGGCAACAGGAGGCAGGGACAAGATGGTCAAGGTGTGGGACATGACCACTAACAGGGCCAAGGAGATCTACTGTGTCCAGACTATTGCCTCTGTGGCACGAGTCAAGTGGCGGCCCGAGAGGAAGTTTCATTTGGCCACTTGTTCAATGATGGTGGACCACAACATCTATGTGTGGGATGTTCGCAGACCTTTCATTCCCTTCGCCACCTTTGAAGAACACAAAGACGTCACCACAGGTATTGTGTGGCGCCACCAGCACGATCCTCATTTTCTGCTTTCCGGGTCAAAGGACAGCACACTTTACCAACACAGGTTTAAGGACGCTACTCGGCCTGTGGACAAGGCCAACCCTGAGGGTCTGTGCTTTGGACTTTTTGGGGACTTGGCCTTTGCAGCCAAGGAGAGTCTGATCAGTAGTGACGCTAAAATAAAGCCATATGCTGGAGGCGACCGCCGCTACCCCATCTTTTTCTTCAAGAAGCCTGACCTGACAGAACAATTCGCCCATGTGTCCAGTGCCCTTAGTGTCTTTGAGACAGACTTGGATAGTAACCGCATGGACTGGTTTGTCAAGACAGCACAACTCTACCTCCTCAGTGGGAAGCCATTTGCAGAGCTGTGTGATCACAACGCCAAGGTGGCCCAGGATCTCAAAAGACCTCAG gTATCCACTACATGGACCATGTTGCGAATCATGTTCTCTGACCCAGCGAATGTCACAACACCTGGTCCAAACCACAACCTCAGTAAACTTGGCACTTTGCCTCTGATGAACag TTTCAGTATGAAAGAAATAGGTTCAGGAATGGGCTCCGAGAGAGGACTGGAGCGCAGTAAAGGTGAGAGCAGGCAGGACAACATCCACCTGGAGCCTGGCAACTCGCACATCAGCAACAACAATGAAG AAAATGAGGAGACGGAGGGCAGTGAGGGACAGGCTGACTACATGTTTGGTGATGCAGAGTTAGATGACGATGACCTCTATTCCATGGAGCACGATAACCAAACAG AGGAGCAGGAGTACACCCTCCCACAGGAGGCTTTTCAGCTGCGACATGAGATCATGGATAACCCATCTGCTCCCGAACACCTTCAGCAGGACAAGGCTGACTCCCCGCATGTCAGCGGCAACGAGGCAGAAGTCACCTGTCTGACACCCATCGAGTCCTTCTCACTCATCTCCATTTCACAGCCGCTGTTCAACCCCCATCTGCCCGCCAGCTTCTTTTGCCCCATCGTGCGGGAGATGCTGAGCTACTACGCCGAGCAGGGCGATGTGCAGATGGCCGTGTCTGTACTTATTGTCTTGGGAGACCGGATTCGGAAAGAGATTGATGACCTCACCCAg GAGCACTGGTACATGTCCTACATAGACCTGCTGCAGCGGTTCGAGCTGTGGAATGTGTCCAATGAGGTCATCAAGCTGAGTACATGTAGTGCCATCACCTGTCTGAACCAGGCCTCTACCACACTGCACATCAACTGCAGCAACTGCAAACGGCCCATGAGCAACAAGGGCTGGATCTGTGACAG ATGCCATCAGTGTGCGAGTGTGTGCGCCGTGTGCCATCATGTGGTGAAGGGACTGTTTGTGTGGTGTCAGGGCTGCAGCCACGGTGGACACTTAGAGCACATAATGAACTGGCTCAAGAGCAGCGCCCACTGTCCCGCCGGCTGTGGTCATCTGTGTGAGTACACCTGA
- the anks3 gene encoding ankyrin repeat and SAM domain-containing protein 3: MSELSDEASESEQLGASLSMWLGDSLVRPEELDVPLDLHTACSIGQYDVVAECIKKREVDLDGKNFGRWTPLMYAAYIGHDNIVNLLLEAGVNVNATTAKGLTPLMLAASCGNESIAYFLLQQGAELEVKDSRGWTALFHCTSTGHQQMVKFLLDNNADANVKEPGSGFTPLMEAAASGHEIIVQYLLDHKVKVDQRNAKGETARALAMLYGYTKIVSLIDSRSPKIKPGHFEDLSSSEDSDSAPPRLRPSRNRTKGVSIHDGPQAIAKFRVGGTGKLCEPAAVPPGYMTFREIGEQSEGICYRDVTSPINELDGQSNSSRDDSPFFDNDMPTMRSSSSSSEGLPHVIGLNWEGSVESNEDSDQCKRSSSRRASKGHHSKSKSRHGSSSTAQTSGTGNCGIRSHVAPPPSYTGPKDLAEFLEQIGFSKYLPLLEEQDIDLRIFLTLTENDLKEIGITLFGPKRKMTSAIARWHSSARPPSDALEQAYADQLEAEMQEMAIQLHKRCEEAESLQSQVSQEKELRTVMEGCLMEDKMAWRRVHAELVENHRLAQDMNATLAKARACCTELLSCLTTEGNGSLDNGVEDKTKGDTGLKAGESLTCSTVELMKKLDSYEEELAGTLQTVLQSLRRLSAPEKVSDSWERP, encoded by the exons ATGTCTGAGCTGAGTGATGAGGCCAGTGAGTCGGAGCAGCTGGGTGCCAGTCTCTCCATGTGGCTCGGTGACTCGTTGGTGCGACCAGAGGAGCTAGATGTCCCTTTAGACCTGCACACCGCCTGCTCCATTGGCCAGTACGACGTGGTGGCAGAATGTATCAAAAA ACGTGAGGTGGATTTGGACGGCAAAAATTTTGGAAGATGGACCCCACTTATGTATGCAGCTTACATCGGCCATGACAACATTGTTAATCTCCTGCTGGAGGCCGGTGTGAATGTAAATGCTACCACTGCTAAAGGACTCACCCCTTTGATGCTGGCAGCAAGCTGTGGAAATGAAAGTATTGCATACTTTCTGCTTCAG cAAGGTGCCGAGTTGGAGGTGAAGGACTCTCGAGGCTGGACCGCTCTGTTCCACTGCACAAGCACAGGACACCAACAGATGGTCAAGTTCCTGCTGGATAACAACGCCGATGCTAATGTGAA GGAGCCCGGCTCTGGTTTCACTCCACTGATGGAGGCTGCTGCTTCTGGACATGAAATCATCGTTCAGTACCTACTCGATCAT AAAGTTAAAGTAGATCAGCGTAATGCCAAAGGGGAGACAGCCCGTGCCTTAGCCATGTTGTACGGTTACACCAAGATCGTCAGCCTCATCGACTCACGTTCTCCAAAGATCAAACCAG GACACTTTGAAGACCTGAGCTCTTCAGAAGATTCGGACAGTGCACCCCCGAGGTTAAGGCCGAGTCGAAACCGCACTAAAGGCGTTAGTATCCATGATGGACCCCAGGCCATCGCCAAGTTCCGAGTAGGAGGCACCGGCAAACTGTGTG AGCCTGCTGCTGTCCCGCCAGGCTACATGACATTCCGTGAAATCGGGGAGCAGAGTGAGGGGATCTGTTACCGTGATGTCACGTCACCCATCAATGAGCTGGATGGCCAGAGCAACAGCAGCAGAG ATGACAGTCCCTTCTTTGACAATGACATGCCCACCATGAggagcagtagcagcagcagcgaaGGCCTGCCACATGTGATCGGCCTCAACTGGGAAGGCTCTGTGGAGAGTAAtgag GACTCTGACCAGTGCAAAAGGAGCAGCTCTCGCAGAGCAAGTAAAGGTCATCACTCTAAAAGCAAGAGTCGCCATGGAAGCAGTAGTACAGCTCAGACCAGTGGAACAGGGAACTGTGGGATACGCTCACATGTTGCACCTCCACCATCCTATACTGGGCCAAAG GATCTGGCAGAATTTTTGGAGCAGATTGGGTTCTCTAAGTATCTCCCCTTACTTGAAGAACAAGACATTGACCTGCGGATATTTCTCACCCTGACTGAGAATGATCTTAAAGAAATAGGAATCAC ATTGTTTGGACCCAAACGAAAGATGACCTCAGCTATTGCGAGGTGGCACAGCAGTGCCCGACCACCCAGTGATGCACTGGAACAGGCCTATGCTGACCAGCTCGAGGCTGAGATGCAGGAAATGGCCATTCAGCTACATAAG CGCTGTGAGGAAGCAGAGAGCCTACAGAGTCAAGTGTCCCAGGAGAAGGAGCTGCGAACAGTGATGGAGGGATGTCTGATGGAGGACAAAATGGCATGGAGAAGGGTCCACGCTGAGCTGGTGGAGAACCACCGGCTGGCCCAGGACATGAATGCCACACTGGCAAAGGCCAGGGCTTGTTGCACTGAACTGCTGTCCTGTCTCACCACTGAAGGGAATGGCAGCCTGGATAATGGAGTTGAAGATAAAACCAAAGGGGACACTGGTCTTAAAG CTGGAGAGAGTCTGACATGTTCCACGGTCGAGTTAATGAAGAAGCTGGATTCCTATGAAGAAGAGCTGG CAGGGACTCTGCAGACTGTGCTGCAGAGCCTGAGGCGACTGAGTGCTCCAGAGAAAGTCTCCGATAGTTGGGAACGGCCTTAA